One genomic region from Actinocatenispora thailandica encodes:
- a CDS encoding serine hydrolase, translated as MGIDRRSVMSMIGFTLPAGAAVGAAVGTGIGAPATAQSSTGVADRQLRWLIGATRRVPVPADELAAHVAADTLAAIGGTDALNEVFAQVGALTAGRSLTDAATKAERLATAGAAQWVVTVEVDGTGLIAGLHFAGYHDTPRSWAELDRRARALAPNVSFAAARVGRDGHTALVHGIAPDTRRPLGSAFKLYVLGALADEIAAGRASWQEKLAIRDDWKSLPSGVLQDRPAGTELTLADFARYMISISDNTAADHLIHRVGRARVERELGRLGNADPAADLPFLTTRELFVLKGHDYPRLASRYQRLPVPARRAQLAAIDRVPLSAVTPWTTPRRVNGLEWFATPADICRALAGLSDRYRGAGMAPLGTAMSTNDQYIGLNRRRFPMVWYKGGSEPGVLTVNFLAGTDRGEQLAASLLLSDPERSLDEAALLPEVIALARGGLELAARR; from the coding sequence ATGGGGATCGATCGGCGCAGTGTCATGTCCATGATCGGGTTCACGCTGCCGGCCGGCGCCGCCGTCGGCGCGGCGGTCGGAACAGGGATCGGTGCGCCGGCCACTGCGCAGAGCTCCACCGGCGTGGCCGACCGGCAGTTGCGCTGGCTGATCGGCGCCACCCGCCGGGTGCCGGTGCCCGCCGACGAGCTGGCCGCACACGTCGCCGCCGACACGCTGGCCGCGATCGGCGGTACCGACGCGCTGAACGAGGTGTTCGCCCAGGTCGGCGCGCTGACCGCGGGACGGTCGCTGACCGACGCCGCGACCAAGGCGGAACGGCTGGCCACCGCGGGCGCGGCGCAGTGGGTGGTGACGGTCGAGGTGGACGGCACCGGCCTGATCGCCGGACTGCACTTCGCCGGGTACCACGACACGCCCCGGTCCTGGGCCGAGCTGGACCGCCGGGCCCGGGCGCTCGCGCCGAACGTGTCGTTCGCCGCCGCCCGGGTCGGCCGGGACGGCCACACCGCGCTGGTACACGGCATCGCGCCGGACACCCGCCGGCCGCTCGGCTCCGCGTTCAAGCTGTACGTGCTGGGCGCGCTCGCCGACGAGATCGCCGCCGGGCGGGCGAGCTGGCAGGAGAAGCTGGCCATCCGGGACGACTGGAAGAGCCTGCCGTCCGGGGTGCTGCAGGACCGGCCAGCCGGCACCGAACTCACCCTGGCCGACTTCGCCCGCTACATGATCTCGATCAGCGACAACACCGCGGCCGACCACCTGATCCACCGGGTCGGCCGGGCGCGGGTCGAGCGCGAACTGGGTCGGCTCGGCAACGCCGACCCGGCCGCCGACCTGCCGTTCCTGACCACCCGGGAGCTGTTCGTGCTCAAGGGGCACGACTACCCGCGGCTGGCCAGCCGCTACCAGCGTCTGCCGGTGCCGGCCCGCCGGGCGCAGCTCGCCGCGATCGACCGGGTGCCGCTGTCGGCCGTCACACCGTGGACGACGCCACGCCGGGTCAACGGGTTGGAGTGGTTCGCCACCCCGGCCGACATCTGCCGGGCGCTCGCCGGCCTGTCCGACCGGTACCGCGGTGCCGGGATGGCGCCGCTCGGCACGGCGATGTCCACCAACGACCAGTACATCGGGTTGAACCGGCGCCGCTTCCCGATGGTCTGGTACAAGGGGGGTAGCGAGCCGGGCGTGCTCACCGTCAACTTCCTGGCCGGTACCGACCGGGGCGAGCAGCTCGCCGCCAGCCTGCTGCTGTCCGACCCGGAACGGTCGTTGGACGAGGCGGCGCTGCTGCCCGAGGTGATCGCGCTCGCCCGCGGCGGGCTGGAACTCGCCGCCCGCCGCTGA
- a CDS encoding D-arabinono-1,4-lactone oxidase has product MTSPQWTNWAGNQRSVARQVTEADTAEHVAEIVGRVRESGGTLKAVGSGHSFTGAASTDGVRLTPASGAYSVDREAKRITVPAGMPLHALNRVLAAVDLALPNLGDIDRQTVAGAISTGTHGTGAKLGGLATFVAGLTLVTGTGEVLHASPTEHPEVFEAARLGVGAVGVLTELELSCVDSFPLRADERPMPLDTVLSTVDELAAANDHFEFYWFPYTELTSVKRNNRLGPDEAPHPLPTWRRLLDDELLSNTAFSVLCKLVRRAPALAPRVNGLSARALSARSYADRSDRVFCTPRRVRFVEMEYSVPREALPDAFAGLRRAVETCGVHIAFPVEVRVAAADDVWLSTAHGRDAAYLAVHQYVGMAYEPYFHAVEAVLRDLDGRPHWGKLHWQDADSLRASYPRFDEFRAVRDRLDPDRVFANDYTRRVFGD; this is encoded by the coding sequence ATGACGAGTCCACAGTGGACGAACTGGGCGGGCAACCAGCGGTCGGTGGCGCGGCAGGTCACCGAGGCGGACACCGCCGAGCATGTCGCCGAGATCGTCGGCCGGGTACGCGAATCGGGCGGCACCCTCAAGGCGGTCGGGTCCGGGCACTCGTTCACCGGCGCCGCCAGTACCGACGGGGTCCGGCTGACCCCGGCGAGCGGGGCGTACTCGGTCGACCGGGAGGCGAAGCGGATCACCGTGCCGGCGGGGATGCCGCTGCACGCGCTGAACCGGGTGCTCGCCGCGGTCGACCTGGCGCTGCCGAACCTGGGGGACATCGACCGGCAGACCGTCGCCGGCGCGATCTCCACCGGTACCCACGGGACCGGCGCGAAGCTCGGCGGGCTGGCCACCTTCGTCGCCGGTCTGACGCTGGTGACGGGCACCGGCGAGGTGCTGCACGCGTCGCCGACCGAGCACCCGGAGGTGTTCGAGGCGGCCCGGCTGGGTGTCGGCGCCGTCGGCGTGCTCACCGAACTCGAACTGTCCTGTGTGGACTCCTTCCCGCTGCGCGCGGACGAGCGGCCGATGCCGCTGGACACCGTACTGTCCACTGTGGATGAGCTGGCGGCGGCCAACGACCACTTCGAGTTCTACTGGTTCCCCTACACCGAACTGACGTCGGTCAAGCGCAACAACCGGCTCGGCCCGGACGAGGCACCGCACCCGCTGCCGACCTGGCGTCGCCTGCTCGACGACGAGCTGCTGTCCAACACCGCCTTCTCGGTACTGTGCAAGCTGGTGCGCCGCGCACCGGCGCTCGCCCCGCGGGTCAACGGGCTCTCCGCGCGGGCGCTGTCGGCGCGCAGCTACGCGGACCGCTCCGACCGGGTGTTCTGCACGCCGCGCCGGGTCCGGTTCGTCGAGATGGAGTACTCGGTGCCGCGCGAGGCGCTGCCCGACGCGTTCGCCGGGTTGCGCCGCGCCGTCGAGACCTGCGGGGTGCACATCGCGTTCCCGGTGGAGGTCCGGGTGGCGGCGGCCGACGACGTCTGGCTGTCCACCGCGCACGGCCGGGACGCCGCCTACCTCGCCGTGCACCAGTACGTCGGGATGGCGTACGAGCCGTACTTCCACGCCGTGGAGGCGGTGCTGCGCGACCTGGACGGCCGGCCGCACTGGGGCAAGCTGCACTGGCAGGACGCCGATTCGCTGCGCGCCAGCTATCCCCGGTTCGACGAGTTCCGCGCGGTGCGCGACCGGCTCGACCCGGACCGGGTGTTCGCCAACGACTACACCCGCCGCGTCTTCGGCGACTGA
- a CDS encoding TIGR03086 family metal-binding protein, protein MAVDLEPITREVAGLVGRVRDDQLDGPTPCTEMTVRDLLAHLAQLTVGFRMLAQKQTLPGGPRPTELPDDWRELLPRVLDELADAWQLPAAWEGTVQFFGREMPGAMAGQIVTDELVLHGWDLARAIGAPYQADEPALRAAHDWVTATVERTGGRGQEGLFAAPVPVPQDAPLLDRVVALAGRTPSWTP, encoded by the coding sequence ATGGCGGTGGACCTGGAACCGATCACGCGCGAGGTCGCCGGGCTGGTCGGTCGGGTACGCGACGACCAGCTCGACGGGCCGACCCCGTGCACCGAGATGACGGTGCGCGACCTGCTGGCGCATCTGGCCCAGCTCACCGTCGGGTTCCGGATGCTGGCGCAGAAGCAGACGCTGCCCGGTGGGCCGCGCCCGACCGAGCTGCCGGACGACTGGCGCGAGCTGCTGCCGCGGGTGCTGGACGAGCTCGCGGACGCCTGGCAGCTGCCGGCGGCGTGGGAGGGCACCGTGCAGTTCTTCGGCCGCGAGATGCCGGGCGCGATGGCCGGTCAGATCGTCACCGACGAGCTGGTGCTGCACGGCTGGGATCTGGCCCGCGCGATCGGCGCCCCGTACCAGGCGGACGAGCCGGCGCTGCGCGCCGCGCACGACTGGGTCACCGCCACCGTGGAGCGCACCGGCGGCCGGGGTCAGGAGGGCCTGTTCGCGGCACCGGTACCGGTGCCGCAGGACGCGCCGTTGCTGGACCGGGTCGTCGCGCTCGCGGGCCGTACCCCGAGCTGGACCCCGTGA
- a CDS encoding DUF3887 domain-containing protein, protein MIEGKAPGRCRQCGKVLAVRRSKGRSRLYCDATCRSAARRERDSVKEKLTGHGRQGTVDSGEHDPLAAVIAAHDTLRAAEQRLHRAVRAARSAGETWEVIGETLGITRQAAYQRFGRADERSGTGAAPLPDAADRSVRLLVDLSEHRWSAVTRRFSPRMAGAIDATKLAAVWAEVTDTIGRYEGIGTTLVRRIGRHTVVDVAVRCEAGDATLRVAYDDGGAIAGLFLLPIAQN, encoded by the coding sequence ATGATCGAAGGCAAGGCGCCAGGCCGCTGCCGGCAGTGCGGGAAAGTGCTGGCAGTAAGGCGATCCAAGGGGCGATCGCGGCTCTACTGCGACGCTACCTGCCGCAGCGCCGCGCGTCGCGAGCGCGATTCCGTGAAGGAAAAGTTGACAGGCCACGGTCGTCAGGGAACGGTTGACAGCGGGGAGCACGACCCGCTGGCGGCGGTGATCGCGGCGCACGACACGCTGCGTGCCGCCGAGCAGCGGCTGCATCGGGCGGTGCGCGCCGCCCGATCCGCCGGCGAGACCTGGGAGGTGATCGGCGAAACGCTGGGGATCACCCGGCAGGCCGCCTACCAACGGTTCGGGCGGGCCGACGAGCGGTCCGGCACCGGGGCGGCACCGCTGCCGGACGCCGCCGACCGGTCGGTCCGGCTGCTGGTCGATCTCAGCGAGCACCGGTGGTCGGCGGTCACCCGGCGGTTCTCGCCGCGGATGGCGGGGGCGATCGACGCCACGAAGCTGGCCGCCGTGTGGGCCGAGGTGACCGACACCATCGGCCGGTACGAGGGGATCGGCACGACGCTCGTCCGTCGCATCGGCCGGCACACGGTGGTCGACGTGGCGGTCCGCTGCGAGGCGGGCGACGCCACCCTGCGGGTGGCGTACGACGACGGCGGGGCGATCGCCGGGCTGTTCCTGCTTCCCATCGCGCAGAACTGA